One window from the genome of Marinitoga sp. 38H-ov encodes:
- a CDS encoding PD-(D/E)XK nuclease domain-containing protein codes for KTKIRVLIERKEIENLIDENLVYGDLDKSTEESIWTLFLFTGYLTWTKHTGEEGEPRYSLKITNKETLQYFKKTVVDIIKETKIELESIIQDIIIGKYKEFGIKFKKIVKETLSYYDVSGEEPERFYHGLILGMIVGLSKKYIVKSNRERGYGRADVILIPKEKTEPGIIFEFKKYSIDFDKDLKDSAEKGIKQIEEKGYEEEIKSYGIEKIIKVAIAFDKKDVEVIVK; via the coding sequence AAAAACAAAAATAAGAGTATTAATAGAAAGAAAAGAAATAGAAAATTTAATAGATGAAAACTTAGTATATGGAGATTTAGATAAAAGTACAGAAGAAAGTATATGGACATTATTTTTATTTACAGGATACTTAACCTGGACAAAACATACAGGAGAAGAAGGAGAACCGAGATATAGTCTTAAAATAACAAACAAAGAAACATTACAATACTTCAAAAAAACAGTGGTGGATATAATAAAAGAAACGAAAATAGAACTAGAAAGTATAATACAAGATATAATAATAGGGAAATACAAAGAATTTGGAATAAAATTCAAAAAAATAGTAAAAGAAACATTGAGTTATTATGATGTAAGCGGAGAAGAACCAGAAAGATTTTATCATGGATTAATACTAGGAATGATAGTAGGACTAAGTAAAAAATACATAGTAAAAAGCAATAGAGAAAGAGGATATGGAAGAGCAGATGTAATATTAATACCAAAAGAAAAAACAGAACCGGGAATAATATTTGAATTCAAAAAGTATAGTATAGACTTTGATAAAGATTTAAAAGACAGTGCAGAAAAAGGAATAAAACAAATAGAAGAAAAAGGATATGAAGAAGAAATAAAAAGTTATGGGATAGAGAAAATAATAAAAGTTGCAATTGCTTTTGATAAGAAAGATGTTGAAGTAATAGTGAAATAA
- a CDS encoding dCMP deaminase family protein, protein MKDRVEEYISNLIDKKFDEKKSDKEWDLYFMKIAFLVSERSSCTHRKVGAVIVKDKRILATGYNQPPSGFPHCDEIGCIRDDLNIKSGEYQEICYGLHAEQNALMQAAKFGISTENASIYVTHQPCSICARLIINAGIKKVIYAGNYPDSLTKLFFKQTNVEFRKLDEL, encoded by the coding sequence ATGAAAGATAGGGTAGAAGAATATATATCTAATTTAATAGACAAAAAGTTTGATGAAAAAAAATCAGATAAAGAATGGGACCTTTATTTTATGAAAATAGCCTTTCTTGTTAGCGAAAGATCATCTTGTACTCACAGAAAAGTAGGAGCAGTTATAGTAAAGGATAAAAGAATTTTAGCAACTGGATATAATCAGCCACCATCTGGATTTCCACATTGTGATGAAATAGGATGTATAAGGGATGATTTAAACATAAAAAGTGGTGAGTATCAAGAAATATGTTATGGCCTGCATGCTGAACAAAATGCGTTAATGCAAGCAGCAAAATTTGGAATATCAACAGAAAATGCATCAATATATGTAACGCATCAACCATGTTCAATATGTGCAAGATTAATAATTAATGCAGGAATAAAAAAAGTGATATATGCTGGTAATTATCCTGATTCATTAACTAAGTTATTTTTTAAACAAACTAATGTAGAATTTAGAAAATTAGATGAACTATAG